A genomic stretch from Vibrio algarum includes:
- a CDS encoding pyridoxamine 5'-phosphate oxidase family protein: MLSKTERTIVKKGAHKACHDENKLHQIIDESLLAHVGIIELGVPIVIPMLAWRVDDHIYIHGANNSRMLRALKKGVETSLTFTLFDGWVLARSAMHHSAHYRSAMVFGRFEQINENEEKDRILNHFIEQIAPNRTNDVRLGNQKELSATLLLKMPLTEASVKIGNNGVNDDEADLDRAVWAGVMPYKTVIGPLEPVPEIGEHIDTPDYSSAYGDRWCDKSSN; this comes from the coding sequence ATGCTTTCAAAAACAGAACGTACAATAGTAAAAAAAGGTGCGCATAAAGCGTGTCACGATGAAAATAAATTGCATCAAATCATCGACGAAAGCTTGCTGGCCCATGTTGGGATCATAGAATTAGGCGTGCCTATTGTTATTCCAATGCTGGCTTGGAGAGTTGACGATCATATCTATATCCATGGTGCAAATAATAGCCGAATGCTAAGAGCGTTAAAAAAGGGTGTCGAGACCAGTTTAACGTTTACGCTGTTTGACGGGTGGGTTCTGGCGCGTTCGGCGATGCATCACAGCGCCCACTATCGAAGTGCGATGGTGTTTGGTCGATTTGAGCAAATTAACGAGAATGAAGAAAAAGACCGCATACTTAACCATTTTATCGAGCAGATTGCACCGAACCGTACCAATGATGTTCGTTTAGGGAATCAAAAAGAGTTGTCAGCTACATTATTGCTAAAAATGCCGTTAACAGAAGCATCGGTAAAAATTGGCAATAACGGAGTAAATGATGATGAAGCTGATTTGGATAGAGCGGTATGGGCTGGAGTGATGCCGTACAAAACAGTAATCGGTCCATTAGAACCGGTTCCAGAAATAGGTGAACATATTGATACTCCCGACTATTCTTCGGCATATGGTGATCGTTGGTGCGATAAAAGTAGTAATTGA
- a CDS encoding HD-GYP domain-containing protein: MLKTINERIESQDDTVVGPYVILLESDVLLLLASLPLMVLFIYGIYVHINKARFVTQGDKSLKEVKQEALTLPEKTISMLGKMIECRSGETGGHVKRVANMSFYVAKLYGLTDSECELLKVISPMHDIGKIAVSDSILNKPSKLDEAEFEIMKRHTIDGYKLLSSSNSHFMKMAAIVAHEHHEKWDGTGYPNGKAALEIHIYGRITAIVDVIDALLSQRPYKEPWSESSVKTLLKDQSGKHFEPQLVDLVINNFSTVISVRNATIEENQIAILNGNLSAA, encoded by the coding sequence ATGTTGAAAACTATAAATGAACGGATTGAATCGCAAGATGACACGGTAGTCGGTCCATACGTTATCTTATTAGAAAGTGACGTACTACTATTGTTAGCGTCATTACCCTTGATGGTTTTATTCATCTATGGAATATACGTCCACATAAACAAAGCCCGTTTTGTTACACAAGGTGACAAATCCTTAAAAGAGGTAAAACAAGAGGCTTTAACGTTGCCAGAAAAGACGATAAGTATGCTGGGGAAGATGATTGAGTGTCGTTCTGGAGAAACGGGAGGCCATGTAAAACGAGTCGCTAATATGTCTTTTTATGTAGCTAAACTATATGGTTTAACCGATTCTGAATGTGAATTATTAAAGGTCATTAGCCCAATGCATGATATCGGGAAAATAGCAGTTAGTGATTCTATTTTAAACAAACCCAGTAAGCTTGATGAAGCAGAGTTCGAGATAATGAAACGTCATACCATTGATGGCTATAAACTTCTCTCATCAAGCAATAGCCACTTTATGAAAATGGCGGCTATTGTTGCCCACGAACATCATGAAAAATGGGATGGAACAGGGTACCCCAATGGAAAGGCAGCTCTGGAAATACACATATATGGTCGCATTACAGCAATCGTTGATGTTATTGACGCATTGTTGAGTCAACGTCCTTATAAGGAACCTTGGTCAGAATCTAGTGTTAAAACGCTATTAAAGGATCAATCTGGAAAACATTTTGAGCCTCAATTAGTTGACCTTGTAATAAACAATTTTTCTACGGTGATTAGTGTAAGAAATGCCACTATTGAAGAAAACCAGATTGCCATTTTAAATGGTAATTTGTCAGCAGCCTGA
- a CDS encoding DUF481 domain-containing protein, which produces MHKKIKVLLMLVVVAMFPQVAISSDEREPSPWKADIPTVPIKFDWVLLKKGELFAGDLIAMYQEEIEFDSDEVGLVDIDMKDIKELRTKQQMRVRFKDGIIRDGQLWLTESSLTFIDIPDKAYPREMILSISPSEKSEQSLWDGEIGAGFKFKTGNTESLDYSFSAKARYLSAHGRFLFSYRGVVSESAKTDSGSRVKTEDNHRLSGSYDIYYSEKTYFRLPTYELYIDEFKNIDNQTTLGASVGYEVFDMPDVELDVYSGLSVLRTTYSSVEVGEEKNNFSPVFAFGMDYVLDITKDLEYFLTYDGKVVNRESGRFIQHLETGIEIELIDDIDLEIAAIVDNTANPIANEDGVKPESTDVLMVIEIEYNF; this is translated from the coding sequence ATGCATAAAAAAATCAAAGTATTATTGATGCTTGTTGTTGTGGCAATGTTCCCACAAGTTGCCATTAGTTCTGACGAAAGAGAGCCATCTCCTTGGAAGGCTGACATACCTACAGTACCTATTAAATTCGATTGGGTTCTTCTTAAAAAAGGAGAATTGTTCGCTGGCGATTTAATTGCTATGTATCAAGAAGAGATAGAATTCGATAGCGATGAAGTTGGGCTGGTTGATATCGATATGAAAGATATTAAAGAGCTCAGAACTAAGCAACAAATGCGCGTACGTTTCAAAGACGGCATTATCAGGGACGGTCAGCTGTGGCTTACAGAAAGCAGTTTAACCTTTATAGACATTCCTGATAAAGCGTATCCAAGAGAGATGATTCTTTCAATCTCGCCTTCAGAAAAAAGTGAACAAAGCTTATGGGACGGTGAAATTGGGGCTGGGTTTAAATTTAAAACCGGTAACACAGAAAGTTTGGACTATAGCTTTAGTGCTAAAGCGAGGTATCTTTCTGCACACGGGCGTTTTCTTTTCAGTTATCGTGGTGTTGTATCAGAAAGTGCAAAGACAGATTCTGGAAGTCGTGTGAAAACCGAAGATAACCACAGACTCAGTGGCTCCTACGATATCTACTACTCTGAAAAAACGTATTTTCGCTTACCAACTTATGAACTTTATATAGATGAATTTAAGAACATCGATAACCAAACAACGCTCGGTGCATCAGTGGGTTATGAGGTTTTTGATATGCCCGATGTGGAGCTAGATGTCTATTCTGGGTTAAGTGTGCTGCGCACCACTTATAGTAGTGTTGAAGTGGGCGAAGAAAAAAATAATTTTTCACCAGTGTTCGCTTTCGGGATGGATTATGTGCTCGATATCACCAAAGACTTAGAATACTTTTTAACTTATGACGGTAAAGTGGTTAACCGAGAGTCAGGGAGGTTTATACAACATTTAGAAACGGGTATTGAAATCGAGTTAATTGATGACATTGATCTAGAGATCGCCGCTATTGTAGACAATACCGCTAATCCCATTGCCAATGAAGATGGGGTTAAACCAGAAAGCACAGATGTATTAATGGTAATCGAAATCGAATATAACTTCTAA
- a CDS encoding adenosine deaminase encodes MEVFIQQLPKIELHLHIEGSLEPELMFELAKRNQIELPYKSTNEIRAAYQFDNLQSFLDIYYQGANVLLHEQDFYDLTWAYLLKCKIDNVVHTEIFFDPQTHTERDISFDIVVGGIHKALKRAEHELGITSNLIMCFLRHLSEDDAFSTLELALKHKDKIIAVGLDSSEQGHPPKKFERVFKQAQEHGFLAVAHAGEEGPAQNIIDAIEDLKVDRVDHGVRCIDSESLMVSLAESKMPLTICPLSNTKLKVFESMSQHNILQLLRRGLQVTINSDDPAYFGGYMTDNFLAVASALPFSKRELAQLSLNAIDASFIEKQHKIQLKQKVNDYLAQV; translated from the coding sequence ATAGAAGTATTTATCCAACAGCTACCTAAGATAGAACTACACCTCCATATTGAAGGCTCACTAGAACCAGAGCTCATGTTTGAGTTAGCCAAAAGAAATCAAATTGAACTCCCCTATAAATCGACGAACGAAATTCGCGCAGCCTACCAATTTGATAACCTTCAATCTTTTTTAGATATCTATTACCAAGGTGCTAACGTTTTATTACACGAACAAGATTTTTACGATCTAACATGGGCTTACCTGCTTAAATGCAAAATAGATAATGTGGTACACACCGAAATATTTTTTGACCCGCAGACGCACACAGAGCGTGATATATCGTTCGATATAGTCGTTGGCGGCATTCATAAAGCACTCAAAAGAGCTGAACATGAATTAGGCATCACTAGTAACCTGATTATGTGCTTTCTGCGCCACCTCAGTGAAGACGACGCTTTTTCAACACTAGAACTCGCGCTCAAGCACAAAGACAAAATTATTGCTGTCGGTCTAGATTCATCAGAGCAAGGACACCCACCTAAAAAGTTTGAACGTGTCTTTAAACAAGCTCAAGAGCATGGTTTTTTAGCTGTCGCCCACGCAGGTGAAGAAGGCCCCGCCCAAAATATTATTGACGCTATCGAGGACTTAAAGGTAGATAGAGTTGACCATGGTGTTCGATGCATCGACAGCGAAAGCCTTATGGTTTCACTAGCGGAATCCAAGATGCCATTAACCATCTGTCCACTGTCAAACACTAAACTCAAGGTTTTCGAATCGATGTCTCAACACAATATCCTTCAATTGCTAAGAAGAGGACTACAAGTAACAATCAATTCGGATGATCCCGCTTATTTTGGTGGCTACATGACTGATAATTTTCTTGCTGTTGCCTCTGCATTGCCTTTTTCCAAGCGAGAATTAGCGCAATTATCACTCAATGCTATCGACGCTTCATTTATAGAGAAACAGCATAAAATTCAATTAAAACAAAAAGTAAATGATTATTTGGCGCAGGTTTAG
- a CDS encoding ABC transporter ATP-binding protein, translating to MSKVLLDLTQLGMRFPTPKGEFVALRDVNLNIKQGEFVSLIGHSGCGKSTVLNLVAGLLEATDGGVILDGKEVVGPGPERAVVFQNHSLLPWLTVYQNVELAVKQIAKGKTKAWVKEQVEHYLELIQMQHASDKKPDEISGGMKQRVGIARALALKPKVLLMDEPFGALDALTRAHLQDSLMKIQADLNNTVIMITHDVDEAVLLSDKIVMMTNGPAATIGEVLDIELERPRDRVALADNVKYQKYRQSVLRFLYEKQVKVEVLASNESSDKSKQQKSAKIA from the coding sequence ATGTCAAAAGTATTATTGGATTTAACCCAGTTAGGTATGCGTTTTCCAACGCCTAAAGGTGAATTTGTTGCGCTTAGAGATGTAAATCTTAACATTAAGCAAGGAGAGTTTGTGTCATTAATAGGCCACTCTGGGTGTGGTAAATCTACCGTTCTTAACCTTGTCGCTGGGCTTCTTGAAGCGACGGATGGTGGTGTAATCTTAGATGGAAAAGAAGTTGTTGGTCCCGGCCCAGAGCGAGCTGTCGTTTTTCAAAACCACTCATTGTTACCGTGGCTGACGGTATATCAAAACGTGGAGCTTGCGGTAAAACAGATAGCTAAAGGAAAAACCAAAGCGTGGGTCAAAGAGCAAGTAGAGCACTATTTAGAACTTATTCAAATGCAGCATGCATCAGATAAAAAGCCAGATGAGATTTCGGGTGGTATGAAACAGCGTGTCGGGATAGCTAGAGCTTTGGCACTTAAGCCAAAAGTATTGCTGATGGATGAGCCTTTTGGTGCGCTAGATGCTCTAACTCGTGCTCATCTTCAGGATTCTTTGATGAAGATACAAGCTGACCTAAATAATACCGTGATTATGATAACGCATGATGTGGATGAGGCGGTTTTATTATCAGATAAAATTGTCATGATGACTAATGGGCCAGCGGCAACCATCGGTGAAGTTCTAGATATTGAATTAGAAAGACCGCGTGACCGTGTAGCGTTAGCAGATAATGTAAAGTATCAAAAATACAGGCAATCCGTACTTCGATTCTTGTACGAAAAACAGGTTAAAGTGGAAGTTCTAGCGTCCAACGAGTCGTCAGACAAATCGAAACAACAAAAGTCCGCCAAAATTGCGTAA
- a CDS encoding glycosyl transferase family protein — MIMSTILDCIRTVGRGERGRKPLSFEQAYQVMNEYLDGEIGDDQMAMLMMLIRVQNETHDEIAGFVKAFQSRMPKIGADIDWPCYAGKRASAGKPWHIIAAKILADNGYRVLLHGHLEATSVREHVRSYLDELEIPLARDSEQAHDMLEQNNIAYLPLAHFSSQAVVMLDWKNRYGLRTPINTVVRALNPGNAKYGLRGSFHPGFQQLHAEVEQSVGLSKHAVISFKGQSGESEYNPKVSQTVWRSDSSGVTSHYWPETMLSDIPEVNVSLLGTPKSDNNMMANTVVATLCAVLFTKLNDRDKAYELAYKMWLDWLVNNPICNDLT, encoded by the coding sequence ATGATAATGAGCACAATTCTCGACTGTATACGTACTGTAGGTAGAGGCGAAAGGGGACGTAAACCTCTTAGTTTTGAGCAAGCTTACCAAGTGATGAACGAATATCTCGACGGTGAAATCGGTGACGATCAGATGGCCATGTTGATGATGCTTATTCGTGTTCAAAATGAAACGCATGATGAAATTGCCGGTTTTGTAAAGGCCTTCCAATCTAGGATGCCAAAGATAGGAGCGGATATAGATTGGCCTTGTTATGCAGGTAAAAGAGCCAGCGCAGGTAAGCCATGGCACATTATTGCGGCTAAAATATTGGCGGATAATGGTTATAGAGTTTTATTGCACGGACACTTAGAAGCGACTTCTGTTCGTGAGCACGTACGCAGCTATCTAGATGAACTTGAGATCCCGCTTGCTCGTGATAGTGAGCAAGCTCATGACATGCTTGAGCAGAATAATATTGCGTATTTACCCCTTGCTCATTTTTCTTCTCAAGCGGTAGTGATGCTGGATTGGAAAAATCGTTACGGCTTGAGAACACCAATAAATACTGTCGTGAGAGCGCTTAACCCTGGCAACGCTAAATATGGTCTTAGAGGCAGTTTTCATCCTGGTTTTCAACAGCTACATGCAGAAGTTGAACAATCGGTTGGTTTAAGTAAACACGCGGTTATTTCCTTCAAAGGTCAGTCTGGGGAATCAGAATACAACCCAAAAGTAAGTCAAACGGTTTGGAGAAGTGATAGTAGCGGTGTGACTTCTCACTACTGGCCGGAAACTATGTTGTCGGATATTCCTGAGGTAAATGTTTCGCTGCTCGGCACACCTAAATCTGATAATAATATGATGGCAAATACTGTAGTCGCGACGTTGTGTGCAGTATTATTTACCAAGCTAAACGATAGAGATAAAGCCTACGAACTTGCCTACAAAATGTGGCTTGATTGGCTAGTAAACAACCCAATTTGCAATGATCTTACTTAG
- a CDS encoding ABC transporter permease, protein MSSNVISILPSTKLVVSQSKLFVYPVLGFVLFLLIWHMSAKQVQTSLGALPGPVQTYTQFVNLIDEHFSEREKGVAFIERQEKRNAAKLAKNPDAKVKIRPYTGKPTFFDQIGTSLITVASGFILASVIAIPAGIILGLNQGLYQAFNPIIQLLKPVSPLAWLPIVTMVVSASYVSSDPLVPKSFVTSLITVALCSLWPTLINTAVGVTSVDKDLINVSKVLRLSWWQHIRTIVLPSAIPMIFTGLRLSLGIAWMVLIAAEMLAQNPGLGKFVWDEFQNGSSASLGRIMVAVITIGFIGLLLDRGMLTIQKKLSWNKTQELR, encoded by the coding sequence ATGTCTAGCAATGTTATTTCTATTTTGCCATCTACTAAATTAGTGGTTAGTCAATCGAAACTGTTTGTGTATCCAGTTTTGGGCTTTGTTTTATTTTTACTGATTTGGCATATGTCAGCTAAACAGGTTCAAACTTCACTTGGAGCGCTTCCAGGTCCCGTTCAAACATATACACAGTTCGTTAATCTGATTGATGAACACTTTTCGGAGCGGGAAAAAGGCGTCGCTTTTATTGAAAGACAAGAGAAACGTAATGCGGCCAAATTGGCTAAAAATCCAGATGCGAAAGTAAAAATTAGACCATATACAGGTAAGCCTACATTTTTTGATCAAATAGGTACCAGTTTAATTACGGTCGCTTCTGGTTTCATTTTGGCTTCCGTTATAGCTATCCCAGCAGGAATTATTCTCGGACTTAATCAAGGTTTATATCAGGCGTTTAACCCAATCATCCAATTACTAAAACCGGTTTCACCTTTGGCTTGGTTACCCATTGTTACTATGGTGGTTAGTGCTTCTTATGTCAGTAGTGACCCGTTAGTGCCGAAGTCATTCGTAACCTCGTTAATTACCGTCGCACTTTGTAGTCTGTGGCCCACACTTATTAACACGGCAGTTGGTGTTACAAGCGTTGACAAAGACCTTATCAATGTTAGTAAAGTACTTCGACTATCGTGGTGGCAACATATCCGTACCATTGTGCTTCCTTCCGCTATTCCGATGATATTTACAGGTTTGCGCCTTTCGTTAGGTATTGCTTGGATGGTACTGATTGCTGCAGAAATGTTGGCTCAAAACCCAGGGTTAGGAAAGTTTGTTTGGGATGAGTTCCAAAATGGAAGCTCTGCATCACTTGGTCGTATTATGGTTGCTGTGATCACTATTGGGTTTATTGGTCTGCTTCTAGATAGGGGCATGCTAACAATACAGAAAAAGCTTTCTTGGAATAAAACACAAGAACTTAGATAA
- a CDS encoding TetR/AcrR family transcriptional regulator produces the protein MKLDKRQKILDTALSLFVEHGFYSASTANIAKHAGVATGTLFHHFPTKNALLEELLTTVKQEFSDYVLHDSNVIIASADEDVKTRAETIWFAGLEWAVNHPQKLQLFFEFSQLQQIQGLLGNTKSRNLLSFLYLLIETGMQQEIFKPYSQELLAEWCHSQFLSSARYLVTQPEPNIDEVKQITFTLFWDGIVKHH, from the coding sequence ATGAAACTAGATAAGCGACAAAAAATACTCGATACAGCGTTGTCGCTCTTTGTTGAACATGGGTTTTATTCTGCCTCAACAGCCAATATTGCAAAACATGCTGGCGTTGCTACTGGCACGCTATTCCATCACTTCCCAACCAAGAATGCATTGTTAGAAGAACTTCTCACCACTGTAAAACAAGAATTTTCTGACTACGTTTTACATGATAGCAATGTCATTATTGCGAGCGCAGATGAAGATGTAAAGACTCGGGCAGAAACAATCTGGTTTGCGGGGCTAGAGTGGGCCGTCAACCACCCTCAAAAATTACAATTATTTTTTGAATTTTCTCAGCTTCAACAAATTCAAGGTCTGCTTGGCAACACTAAATCAAGAAACTTGCTAAGTTTTCTGTATCTACTTATTGAAACAGGTATGCAGCAGGAAATATTCAAACCGTATTCACAGGAACTACTTGCCGAGTGGTGCCACAGTCAATTTTTATCGAGTGCTCGATATCTGGTTACTCAACCAGAACCTAACATTGATGAAGTTAAGCAAATTACCTTTACCCTTTTTTGGGACGGCATTGTGAAACATCATTAA
- a CDS encoding CmpA/NrtA family ABC transporter substrate-binding protein: MSNAWAEIGEPEIDELKFGFIKLTDMAPLAVAYEKGFFEDEGLYVTLEAQANWKVLLDRVIDGELDGAHMLAGQPLGATIGIGTQAEIITAFSMDLNGNAITVSNDTWEQMKPHLEMQADGKPVHPIKADALKPVVTSYQDQGKPFNMGMVFPVSTHNYELRYWLAAGGIHPGFYAPKAGDNSGQISADVLLSVTPPPQMPATMEAGTIKGYCVGEPWNQQAVFKNIGVPVVTDYEIWKNNPEKVFGVSKGWADKYPNTHIRVVKALIRAAAWLDENDNANRGEAVKMLAKSDYVGADAEVIANSMTGTFEYEKGDKRQVPDFNVFFRYNATFPYYSDAIWYLTQMRRWGQIPEEKADDWYMDIAKKVYRPDVYQQAAEALIEEGALKASDFPVFESEDGFRAPQTHFIDDVVYDGRQPNDYLQKFSIGLKGADKV, encoded by the coding sequence ATGAGCAATGCGTGGGCAGAAATAGGAGAGCCCGAAATAGATGAATTGAAATTTGGTTTTATTAAGTTAACTGATATGGCTCCTTTGGCTGTTGCGTATGAGAAAGGTTTTTTTGAAGACGAGGGTTTATATGTAACGCTTGAAGCGCAAGCAAACTGGAAAGTGCTTTTAGACAGAGTTATAGACGGTGAGTTAGACGGTGCGCATATGTTAGCTGGACAGCCGTTAGGCGCAACGATAGGTATAGGTACACAAGCCGAAATTATTACTGCGTTTAGTATGGATCTTAATGGTAATGCCATTACGGTTTCGAATGATACGTGGGAACAGATGAAACCACATTTAGAAATGCAGGCAGATGGCAAACCTGTTCATCCAATAAAAGCTGACGCCTTAAAACCAGTTGTTACGAGCTATCAAGACCAAGGGAAACCTTTCAATATGGGTATGGTTTTTCCAGTTTCGACGCATAACTACGAGCTGCGTTACTGGTTAGCTGCTGGTGGTATACACCCAGGGTTTTATGCCCCTAAAGCGGGTGATAACAGCGGACAAATTAGTGCAGACGTTCTTTTGTCGGTAACACCGCCACCACAAATGCCAGCAACAATGGAAGCGGGTACGATTAAAGGCTATTGCGTAGGTGAACCATGGAACCAACAAGCCGTGTTTAAAAATATCGGAGTGCCTGTTGTAACAGATTATGAAATATGGAAAAACAATCCAGAAAAAGTATTCGGTGTATCAAAAGGTTGGGCTGATAAATATCCAAACACCCATATTAGAGTGGTAAAAGCGTTGATTCGTGCAGCCGCATGGTTGGATGAAAACGATAATGCTAACCGTGGCGAAGCGGTAAAAATGCTGGCTAAAAGTGATTATGTAGGCGCTGATGCCGAAGTTATAGCTAACAGTATGACGGGTACATTTGAGTATGAAAAAGGTGATAAGCGACAAGTGCCGGACTTCAATGTTTTTTTCCGCTATAACGCAACGTTCCCTTATTACAGTGACGCTATTTGGTACCTGACACAGATGCGTCGTTGGGGACAAATACCTGAAGAAAAAGCAGATGACTGGTATATGGATATCGCGAAAAAAGTATATCGTCCAGACGTTTATCAACAAGCGGCTGAGGCGCTAATAGAAGAAGGGGCTTTAAAAGCTAGCGATTTCCCAGTATTTGAATCAGAAGATGGCTTTAGAGCACCACAAACGCATTTCATTGATGATGTTGTGTATGACGGACGTCAACCAAATGATTATTTGCAGAAATTTTCTATTGGTCTAAAAGGTGCCGATAAAGTCTAA
- a CDS encoding coniferyl aldehyde dehydrogenase has translation MTTYSPTQHLDDGLQPLFDIFAQQKQQYSHYPSPTYQVRVSQLKALKTAVLHYKEDLVSAMSADFGYRSEHDSLIGDILPVVSHINYTLKKLKKWMKPSKRHAGLLLAPASVRVEYQPKGVVGIIAPWNFPIMLSLSPLVTSIAAGNRTMIKVSEFTPETNKVLTSLVNSIFSEQEVAIIEGEAETARAFTTLPFDHILFTGSTPVGKHVMRAAADNLTPVTLELGGKSPVIIGEDMPIETAVERLIYGKCLNAGQICVSPDYTLCPKNKVDEFIAAYRAKFQQLYPDFENNKDYSQIINTRQAERIESVLEDALAKGAIIHSANTHEITKTPLNGQNPKLLDTGSKKWPTQIISNVNSDMRVMQEEIFGPLFPIVPYESLSEAINFVKSNPRPLALYLMSYNKSVQRQVLEQTHSGGVCINETVFHVAAEDAPFGGIGPSGIGHYHGIEGFKTLSHAKTVLQRGTFNSGKLIHPPYGGLVQKLILKIFLR, from the coding sequence ATGACAACATATTCACCTACACAACATTTAGATGATGGCCTCCAGCCATTGTTTGATATTTTTGCACAGCAAAAACAGCAATACTCACACTATCCATCACCGACTTATCAAGTACGAGTCAGTCAATTAAAAGCGCTAAAAACCGCAGTTCTACACTATAAAGAAGATCTTGTTTCAGCAATGAGTGCGGATTTTGGTTACCGTTCAGAGCACGACAGTCTTATCGGAGACATTCTTCCCGTTGTTAGCCATATAAACTACACACTCAAAAAACTAAAAAAGTGGATGAAACCAAGCAAAAGGCACGCTGGTTTGTTACTTGCACCTGCATCCGTGCGGGTTGAGTACCAACCAAAAGGGGTTGTAGGTATAATCGCTCCGTGGAACTTTCCTATTATGCTTTCACTAAGCCCACTTGTGACTTCTATTGCGGCCGGAAATCGCACCATGATAAAAGTATCTGAGTTCACACCTGAAACCAATAAAGTACTAACGAGTCTGGTTAATTCGATATTCTCAGAGCAAGAGGTTGCTATCATTGAAGGTGAGGCAGAAACGGCAAGAGCCTTTACCACATTACCGTTCGACCATATTTTATTCACAGGGTCTACACCGGTAGGCAAACACGTAATGCGTGCTGCTGCAGATAACCTCACACCAGTGACGTTGGAACTCGGAGGCAAATCACCTGTGATAATTGGTGAGGACATGCCGATAGAAACAGCAGTAGAACGCCTAATTTATGGTAAATGTTTAAACGCAGGACAAATCTGTGTTTCACCGGATTACACACTGTGCCCCAAAAATAAGGTAGACGAGTTTATCGCAGCATACCGAGCGAAGTTTCAGCAACTCTATCCAGATTTCGAAAACAATAAAGATTACAGTCAAATAATTAATACTCGCCAAGCAGAAAGAATAGAATCCGTTTTGGAGGATGCTTTAGCAAAGGGTGCAATTATCCATTCCGCCAACACTCATGAGATAACCAAAACCCCTTTAAATGGACAGAACCCAAAATTACTCGATACTGGATCAAAAAAATGGCCGACTCAAATAATCTCGAATGTAAATAGTGATATGAGAGTCATGCAGGAAGAAATTTTCGGACCACTTTTTCCTATTGTCCCATATGAGTCTCTATCTGAAGCGATTAACTTTGTTAAGAGCAACCCAAGGCCACTAGCTCTTTATTTGATGAGTTATAACAAATCCGTTCAGCGCCAAGTACTTGAACAGACCCACTCTGGGGGAGTTTGTATTAACGAAACTGTCTTTCACGTTGCGGCAGAGGATGCGCCTTTTGGTGGTATTGGCCCATCAGGGATTGGGCACTATCACGGAATAGAAGGCTTCAAAACACTAAGCCATGCTAAAACCGTTTTACAACGAGGAACTTTCAACAGTGGCAAATTGATTCATCCTCCTTATGGTGGTCTCGTTCAAAAGCTAATTCTAAAAATATTTCTAAGGTAA